CGCGATGGAGCCCGCGGAGATCGGCTTCGTCCACGCCCACGCCACCTCCACGCCCGTTGGGGACCGGCTCGAAGGCCAGGCCATCAACGCAATCTTCGGTGCCGACGTGCCCGTGACCTCCACCAAGGGACACACCGGCCACCTGCTGGGCGGGGCCGGTGCGCTGGCCGCAGTGGTGGTCCTCGAGGCCCTGCGCACCGGGCAGCTCCCCGGCACCCTGAACGTCGACGCACAGGACCCCGAAGTGGACCTCAACGTGGTCACCGAGCACGCGCACGCCTTGCCTGCGGGGCACTCCCGGGCAGGGCTGGTGAACGCGTTCGGCTTTGGTGGACACAGCGTTGCTTTGGTGATCACCGGCGAGTAGCCCTCGGCCGTGTAAGCAGAAGAAAGCCAGCCCCAGGGGTAGTCATGAAACCCCGCGGACATGCCGGGCCAGGGCATCAAGGACCGGCAGCTGGCCTTTCACCAGCTTGAGCCTTGCCTCCCGTTCAGAAAACCAGCGCGCGTCGTCAATTTCGGGGTAGTGCTGGATTTTGCCGGACCCCTTGGGCCACTCGAGCGGGAAGGTATTGCTGACGATCCATTCGGGCAGGAAGTCCTGCTCCGCCGCGTAGACAGTGATGATCTTTCGGGACGGTTGGCGGAATTCGCCGAGGTGAAGGTAGTCGGCGGCCGGTGCGGGAGTCCCCATCTCCTCGGAGAATTCGCGGAGTGCGGCCGCCAGCGGATCTTCGTCCTCCCTGTACTCGCCTTTCGGAATGGACCAGGCGTGGGCATCCTTGCGGGCCCAGAACGGCCCGCCCATGTGCGCAATCCACACCTCCAGCCCGTCCGGTTCAGCGGACACGTTTCCCGCGTGCTGCCTGCTGACAGTCGCTGACGTACTGCCGGTTCCCAGCCTGTACAGAAGGATTCCTGCACTTCGAACCGGCATATGTCCTCCACTTTCAGCCGCATTTCAAAAGAATTGATTTCGCCGTCCCGCGTTAACCCGCAGTTCACGGCACTGCTTTAGGTTATTCCTTCAGGCACTTTGCTCGAAGGGACCCGTCATGGCCAATATTGCTGAGGTTTTGGGGCGGCTGACGCCGGAAGAACTTGATGAGCTTCGCAGCCTTGGCCCGCAGGGCCACCTGCCCAGGCACCTGCTGGATGCCTTGGACCGGGCGGCCGGCGGTCCCGGCTCCGGGCGCGGGTACTACGTCCCCACGGGAAACGTGAGTGCCACGGGAGGCCCGCTGCTGGCGCTGCGCAGCGACGTGTCCGGCTGGCTCTTCAACTCCCACCGGGACGAACCGGGCCAGCTGCCGCGGCACCCGTAGGGCCCGGGCCCCGCGGTCAGCGCACGCTGTCAATCAGGCCGGTGCTAGCCAATCAACAGGCTCAGCGCTTCCGTCAGGTGCTCCACTTCCCGGACCGAAAAACCGGCGGGCACGGGCCCCGGTCCTGTGTGGCTGGCCGGGACCACGGCGTGGGTGAAACCGAGCCGGTGGGCTTCCTGGATGCGCTGGTTAATGCCGGGCACCGGCCGGACCTCGCCCGCCAGCCCCACCTCACCGAAGGCAATCAGCCGGATAGGCAGCGGTTTGCGCGCCTTGGCTGACGCGACGGCCAGGGCAACTGCAAGGTCCGTGGCTGGCTCACTAAGCTTCACCCCACCCACGGTGGCCACGTACGAGTCGTCCTTGTGCAGCAGGGTTCCGGCACGCTGCTGCAAAACGGCCAGCAGCATGGAGACCCGGGAACTGTCCAGGCCGCTGGTGGCCCGACGCGGCTGCGAGTTGGGGCTCTCGGCGAGCAGCGCCTGCACTTCCGCAAGCAGCGGCCGCCGGCCTTCCATGGTGACAGTGATGCAGGTCCCGGAGACCGGATCCTTGGTGCGGCTGACGAACAGCCCGCTGGGATCTGCCAGCCCTTCAATGCCGTTCTCGTTCAGGTCGAAGCAACCCACATCATCGGTGGGGCCGTAACGGTTCTTGACGGCACGGAGCAGCCGCAGCCGGGAATGCCGTTCACCCTCGAACTGGCACACCACGTCCACCAGGTGTTCCAGCAGACGGGGGCCGGCGATGGAGCCGTCCTTGGTCACGTGGCCCACCAGCAGCGTGGTCATGTTCCGGCGCTTGGCTGCGGCGATGATGGATGCCGCCACTTCGCGGACCTGGGAAACGCCTCCTGCACTTCCGTCCACGTCAGCGCTGCTAAGGGTCTGGACCGAGTCCACGATCAGGAGCCGCGGCTCGATCTTTTCCACCTGCCCCAGCGCCTGGCCCAGGTCCGTTTCTGCGGACAGGTACAGGGACTCCGCGACGGCGTCGATCCGCTCCGCGCGCAGCTTCACCTGGGCTGCAGATTCCTCACCGGTCACATACAGCACGTCCTGGGCTGTCCGGGCGAACTTGGCGGCCACGTCCAGCAGGAGGGTGGATTTGCCGACACCGGGCTCCCCGGCGAGCAGGATCACAGCCCCCGGAATCAGTCCGCCGCCCAGCACCCGGTCCAGTTCGTCCACGCCGGTGGGCAGGAAGGCGGCCGTGGTGGCGTCCACCTCGGCAATCCGGCGGGCCGGCTCCACAACTGTTGTTGCCGCCGTCGTGCGCGCAACAGCGGTGCCGGTTTCCTCAACGGTGCCCCAGGCCTGGCACTCGCCGCAGCGCCCCACCCACTTGACGGTGGTCCAGCCGCACTCAGCGCACTTGTAGGCGGGCGCCTTGGAGGTCCGGGATGTCTTTGTTGCCATGCGTTCAACCCTAGCGGCGGGCACTGACATTCCTCCCCACCCGCACCCTAACCTCGCAAGCTCGGCCAGGGAATCCTGCGGGCGTGGGCCCAGTCCGCCGCAGCCAAGCCCATCGCCTGCGGGAAGGATTTGCACGTGGCCCGCATGGCTGACGACCTTCGCCGCCGGGAGATCAACAAACCCGCCTAGACACTGCGGGCGCAAGCTCCGCCGCAAACTTATAGCGCCGGCAGCACGTCCCGCGCTTCGCGGGCATCCATGCCGGTGGCTTCCAGCAGGTCCACCATCAGCGGCCGGTACAGCATTACCACGGTTTCGCCTTCCAGCCGCTGCACCTCCAGCAGCTTGGGATGCAGCCGGAGCGCGATCTCGCTGAAGTCCCGGCGGGCCGTGCGCAGGTGCGCGCGGCGGACGCCGTCGTGCGTTTCCGCCAACCCAAGTGACAGCTCATCAATCGCGGCAGCGGTCTCCTGCAGCACCTCAGCAATGTTCCCGGTGGCCTCGTCCGAGAGCGCGGCATGGTTGATGGCGCTGGTCAGGCGGCGGGCAAAAACCCTGCTGTTCCTCAGCGCCAGGTCAATGAAGTCGAGCGATTGTTTTAGCCGGTCGAGTTCGTCGCGGTGCCGCCGGTAGGCGGGGGCCAGGGTGGCCACCTCGCCCGAAGCGCGGAGGGACTGGCGCATGCCGTCCACCAGGGGCTGGCAGTTCCTGCCGCGGATGAGCGCGTGCCAGGCCTGGGTGGAATCACTGGTGGTCAATGCCGTTGCGCATTCACGCAGCACTTCGGCCAGCTCGTGGAGCAGCTTCTGGACGTCCCTGCGCGGTTCCCGGCGCGGATCCTTGGGGACAAGGATGGTCACCAGCAGCGCGAACAGCCCGCCGATGATGGCATCGATACTTCGGGTGAACGGACCGCCGGCCGGCGCCGGGAGCAGGACCACCAGCAGCGACTGCAGCCCCAGTTGGGTGGTGAAGATGGTGCCGCTGTCCAGGAAGCGGGCCAGCAGGATGGAGAAAAGAAGTACGACGGCGGCCTGCCAGATCCCGCTGCCCAGCCAGTGGAGGAGCAAATCACCCACGGCAATGCCGATAGTGCAGCCCAGGCCCACCTCCACCACCCGCCGCAGCCGGGGTTCATGGGAGAAACCCAAGGCAATGAGGGACGAGGTGGCCGCGAACAGTGGCCCGGAGTGGCCCAGCACGTATTCAGCGAAGGCGTACGCGCCCACTGCACACACCGTCATCTGGATGGCGGGAACAAGGGAATTCCGGCTGCGGATCAGCCCTGTACGGATACGGCCGCGCAGGAATCGCCTGCCTGCTGAAAGTCCTGCTGCGGGAGCCATGCCGACCAGTCTATTTGTTGCCCGCTCCCTTCCGGGCAGCCGGTAATTTGCTGCCGGCGCATTAGGGCCGGAGATGTGACCTGCGCAATGGGAACCCGGCAGTTGTAAGCGAAAGGTCCGTCGTCGTTAATGTTCCGTTCACCTTCGGCAGGGCATCCCGTTACCTGAAGCCCATAACTTCGTTGAAGGTACAAAAAGTACGCATCGCGCTGCAGGGTTCTCCGTCCCTGTCCCGCACCTGAATAACCCTGGAAGGGGTACATCTAGTGAAGGCACTCCGCTTCGGCCGCCACGCGGCTATCGCTGTTATCGCAGCCGGCGCACTCGCGCTTACCTCCTGCGGTTCAGACAACGCCACGAACACCGCCCCCGCCGGCGACCAGACTGCCGGTGGCTCGAAGGTCACCGGCACGCTGACCGGCATCGGTTCCTCCGCGCAGGGCGCGGCAATGGACGCCTGGAAGACCGAATTCGCCGCTGCCAACCAGGGCGCCACCGTGCAGTACTCCCCGGATGGCTCCGGTGCAGGCCGCAAGGCCCTCCTGGACGGATCCGCCCAGTTTGCCGGCTCCGACGCGTACCTGAAGGATGAGGAATACGCTACTTCCCAGGAAGTGTGCGGCCCGGAAGGCGCCATCAACATTCCGGTATACATCTCCCCGATCGCCGTCGCTTTCAACCTCCCCGAAGTCAAGGACCTGAAGCTGGACGCAGCAACAGTGGCCAAGATCTTCCGTGGTGAAATCGCCAACTGGAATGATCCTGCTATCGCCGCCCTGAACGAGGGTGTGGAACTCCCGGACCTTAAGGTCACCCCGGTGAACCGCTCCGACGATTCCGGTACCACCACCAACTTCACTGAGTACCTGGCCGCAGCCGCCCCCGAGGTCTGGACGGACAAGGCCTCCGGCGTATGGCCGGCCAGCCTCCAGGGCGAGAACGCCAAGGGCACCTCCGGCGTGGTCAAGACGGTTACCGACACGCCGGGCGCCATTACCTACGCTGATGACTCGGCCGTAGCCGGTTCGCTGGGCGTCGCGCAGATCAAGGTCGGTGAAACCTTCACCAAGATCTCCGCCGAGGCAGCCGCCAAGGCTGTTGACGCCGGCACTCCGGTTGAAGGCCGTTCCGCCAATGACCTGTCCATCAAGCTGGACCGCACGACCACCAATGAGGGTGCTTACCCGATCGTCCTGGTGTCGTTCCACATCGTGTGCTCAACCTACGACAACCAGGAGACCGTTGACCTGGTCAAGGCCTTCGAGAACTACGTGGTATCCGAGGAAGGCCAGCAGGCCGCCGCGGATTCCGCCAAGTCCGCCCCGCTCTCCTCTGAGCTGGCTGAAAAGGCAACCGAGGCCATCGAGTCCATCAAGGTAAAGTCCTAATTACCGCACCAAAACCGAAGTTCCCCGCCTGCCGAAAGGCAGTGCGGGGAACTTCGGTTTGGATGCAGCAACTTTCAGTGTCAGTAAACGATCGAAGGGCCGTCGAATGACCGCCACCCTCTTGACCAGTAATCGGGGCGTCGCCCGCACCGGAGATAAGATTTTTTCCGGTGCAGCACTGGCCGCCGGTTGCCTCATCCTCGCCGTCCTCTTCGGCGTTGCACTGTTCCTGGTGGTCCAGGCAATTCCGGCCCTGACCGCACCTGCCTCAGAGATCCAGGGCGGCAAAGGCTTTTTCGCCTACATCTGGCCCATTGTGATCGGCACACTCATCGCGGCTGTCATAGCCCTGGTGATCGCCACACCGATTGCCATCGGTGTGGCGCTGTTTATCTCGCACTTCGCGCCGCGCCGCCTGGCTTCCGGCCTGGGTTACGTGATTGACCTGCTTGCAGCCATCCCCTCCGTGATCTACGGGGCCTGGGGTGCTGCATTCCTGGCCAAGGAAATCTCGCCGGCCTACATCTGGCTCGCTGGGAACATGGGCTGGCTGCCCATTTTCCAGGGCCCGGCGTCGGCTACCGGCAAGACCATCCTGACCGCGGGCATCGTCCTGTCCGTCATGGTGCTGCCCATCATCACTTCCCTCTCCCGGGAGATCTTCCTGCAGACTCCCAAGCTGCATGAGGAAGCCGCGCTTGCGCTCGGCGCCACCCGCTGGGAAATGATCAAGATGTCCGTCCTGCCCTTCGCCCGGCCCGGCATCATCAGCGCCGTCATGCTGGGCCTCGGCCGCGCACTCGGCGAGACCATGGCCGTGGCACTGGTGCTCTCCTCGGGCGCCCTGACCGCCAGCCTGATCCAGTCCGGCAACCAGACCATCGCCGCCGAGATTGCCCTGAACTTCCCTGAGGCAAGCGGCCTCAAGGTCAGCACCTTGATCGCTGCCGGCCTGGTCCTGTTCGTCATCACCCTGGCCGTCAACATGGTCGCGCGCTGGATCATTACCCGGCACAAAGAATTCTCGGGAGCCAACTAAATGACGTCCACGCTTACCCCGGTGCGCAGCAAGCGCTCCGCACTCACCAAGGGCCAGCTGCCCAAGTACGCGCCGTACATCGTTCTGGCCGCAGCCTTGATTGTCGGTGCTGCCATCCTGGCACTGATGGGCTTCAACGCCTTCGGCTGGGGCATTGTCTCGGCGTTGCTGTTCGCCGTCGGCCTCGTGTCCTGGAGCGCGGCGGTGGAAGGTTCCCGCAAGGCCAAGGACAGGCTCGCAACCTGCCTGGTGGTGGGATCCTTCCTGGTTGCACTGCTCCCTCTGATCTCAGTGATCTGGACCGTGCTGGTCAACGGCGTGCCCGGACTCGTGAACCCCGGGTTCCTCACCAATTCCATGAACGGCGTGACGGGCGTCTACGACAACCGGGCAGTTGAGGAAGGTGCGCCGGTGCTGGGCGGCATCTACCACGCCCTGCTGGGCACCGTGCAGATCACCTTGCTGGCCACCGCTATCTCCGTACCCGTGGGACTGCTCACGGCCATCTACCTCGTGGAGTACGGAAACGACGGCCGGCTGGCCAGGGCCATCACCTTCTTCGTGGACGTCATGACGGGCATCCCGTCCATCGTCGCCGGCCTGTTCGCCGCGGCCTTCTTCTTCGCCGTGGTGGGGCCGGGCACCAAAACCGGCGCCGTGGCCGCCGTCGCGCTTTCCGTGCTCATGATCCCTGTGGTGGTGCGGTCCAGCGAGGAAATGCTGAAGATCGTTCCCAACGAGCTGCGCGAGGCGGCGTACGCGCTGGGCGTGCGCAAGTGGCGGACCATCGTGAAGGTGGTCATCCCGACGGCGATTTCCGGCATCGCATCCGGCGTTACCTTGGCTATCGCCCGGGTAATCGGCGAAACGGCTCCCATCCTGGTCACAGCAGGCTTTGCCACCAGCATCAACTCCAACGTGTTCAGCGGCTGGATGGCGTCACTGCCCACGTTCATCTACACCCAGATCCTGAACCCCACCTCGCCGGCCAACCCGGACCCGTCCTCCCAGCGTGCCTGGGGTGCGGCCCTGGTGCTGATCATCCTGGTGATGATCCTCAACCTGGGGGCCCGGCTGATCGCCCGCGTCTTCGCTCCCAAAGCCGGCCGCTGACCCCGGCTCCGGCTGCAGCCCCTACCGGTTCTTCCGCCCGGTACCTAAACTTCAATTCATACCCAGTTAGTGAAGGAACACCATGTCTAAGCGCATCGACGTCAAGGACCTGAACGTGTACTACGGCGATTTCCTCGCCGTGGAGGACGTCACCATCAACATCGAAGCCAAGTCCGTCACCGCGTTCATTGGCCCGTCGGGTTGCGGAAAGTCCACGTTCCTGCGGACCCTGAACCGCATGCACGAGGTACTCCCCGGTGCCCGGGTGGAGGGCGAAGTCCTGCTCGACGGCGACAACCTGTATGGCCCCGGCGTGGACCCTGTCACCGTGCGCTCGCAGATCGGCATGGTGTTCCAGCGCCCCAACCCGTTCCCCACCATGTCCATCCGGGACAACGTGCTGGCCGGCGTCAAGCTGAACAACAAGAAGATCTCCAAGGGCGAGGCCGATGTCCTGGTGGAACGCTCGCTGAAGGGCGCCAACCTCTGGAACGAGGTCAAGGACCGCCTGGACAAGCCTGGTTCAGGCCTCTCCGGTGGCCAGCAGCAGCGCCTCTGCATCGCCCGCGCCATCGCCGTGGAGCCGCAGGTGATCCTCATGGACGAGCCGTGCTCCGCCCTGGACCCCATTTCCACGCTGGCCATTGAAGACCTCATCAACGAGCTCAAGGACCAGTACACGGTGGTGATCGTGACCCACAACATGCAGCAGGCAGCCCGCGTCTCGGACCGGACAGCCTTCTTCAACATCGCCGGCACCGGCAAGCCCGGCAAGCTGATCGAAGTCGGGGACACGCACACCATCTTCAGCAACCCCATCCAGAAGGCCA
The window above is part of the Pseudarthrobacter sp. NS4 genome. Proteins encoded here:
- a CDS encoding NUDIX domain-containing protein — translated: MPVRSAGILLYRLGTGSTSATVSRQHAGNVSAEPDGLEVWIAHMGGPFWARKDAHAWSIPKGEYREDEDPLAAALREFSEEMGTPAPAADYLHLGEFRQPSRKIITVYAAEQDFLPEWIVSNTFPLEWPKGSGKIQHYPEIDDARWFSEREARLKLVKGQLPVLDALARHVRGVS
- the radA gene encoding DNA repair protein RadA, coding for MATKTSRTSKAPAYKCAECGWTTVKWVGRCGECQAWGTVEETGTAVARTTAATTVVEPARRIAEVDATTAAFLPTGVDELDRVLGGGLIPGAVILLAGEPGVGKSTLLLDVAAKFARTAQDVLYVTGEESAAQVKLRAERIDAVAESLYLSAETDLGQALGQVEKIEPRLLIVDSVQTLSSADVDGSAGGVSQVREVAASIIAAAKRRNMTTLLVGHVTKDGSIAGPRLLEHLVDVVCQFEGERHSRLRLLRAVKNRYGPTDDVGCFDLNENGIEGLADPSGLFVSRTKDPVSGTCITVTMEGRRPLLAEVQALLAESPNSQPRRATSGLDSSRVSMLLAVLQQRAGTLLHKDDSYVATVGGVKLSEPATDLAVALAVASAKARKPLPIRLIAFGEVGLAGEVRPVPGINQRIQEAHRLGFTHAVVPASHTGPGPVPAGFSVREVEHLTEALSLLIG
- a CDS encoding FUSC family protein, whose protein sequence is MAPAAGLSAGRRFLRGRIRTGLIRSRNSLVPAIQMTVCAVGAYAFAEYVLGHSGPLFAATSSLIALGFSHEPRLRRVVEVGLGCTIGIAVGDLLLHWLGSGIWQAAVVLLFSILLARFLDSGTIFTTQLGLQSLLVVLLPAPAGGPFTRSIDAIIGGLFALLVTILVPKDPRREPRRDVQKLLHELAEVLRECATALTTSDSTQAWHALIRGRNCQPLVDGMRQSLRASGEVATLAPAYRRHRDELDRLKQSLDFIDLALRNSRVFARRLTSAINHAALSDEATGNIAEVLQETAAAIDELSLGLAETHDGVRRAHLRTARRDFSEIALRLHPKLLEVQRLEGETVVMLYRPLMVDLLEATGMDAREARDVLPAL
- the pstS gene encoding phosphate ABC transporter substrate-binding protein PstS; protein product: MKALRFGRHAAIAVIAAGALALTSCGSDNATNTAPAGDQTAGGSKVTGTLTGIGSSAQGAAMDAWKTEFAAANQGATVQYSPDGSGAGRKALLDGSAQFAGSDAYLKDEEYATSQEVCGPEGAINIPVYISPIAVAFNLPEVKDLKLDAATVAKIFRGEIANWNDPAIAALNEGVELPDLKVTPVNRSDDSGTTTNFTEYLAAAAPEVWTDKASGVWPASLQGENAKGTSGVVKTVTDTPGAITYADDSAVAGSLGVAQIKVGETFTKISAEAAAKAVDAGTPVEGRSANDLSIKLDRTTTNEGAYPIVLVSFHIVCSTYDNQETVDLVKAFENYVVSEEGQQAAADSAKSAPLSSELAEKATEAIESIKVKS
- the pstC gene encoding phosphate ABC transporter permease subunit PstC, which translates into the protein MTATLLTSNRGVARTGDKIFSGAALAAGCLILAVLFGVALFLVVQAIPALTAPASEIQGGKGFFAYIWPIVIGTLIAAVIALVIATPIAIGVALFISHFAPRRLASGLGYVIDLLAAIPSVIYGAWGAAFLAKEISPAYIWLAGNMGWLPIFQGPASATGKTILTAGIVLSVMVLPIITSLSREIFLQTPKLHEEAALALGATRWEMIKMSVLPFARPGIISAVMLGLGRALGETMAVALVLSSGALTASLIQSGNQTIAAEIALNFPEASGLKVSTLIAAGLVLFVITLAVNMVARWIITRHKEFSGAN
- the pstA gene encoding phosphate ABC transporter permease PstA, with the protein product MTSTLTPVRSKRSALTKGQLPKYAPYIVLAAALIVGAAILALMGFNAFGWGIVSALLFAVGLVSWSAAVEGSRKAKDRLATCLVVGSFLVALLPLISVIWTVLVNGVPGLVNPGFLTNSMNGVTGVYDNRAVEEGAPVLGGIYHALLGTVQITLLATAISVPVGLLTAIYLVEYGNDGRLARAITFFVDVMTGIPSIVAGLFAAAFFFAVVGPGTKTGAVAAVALSVLMIPVVVRSSEEMLKIVPNELREAAYALGVRKWRTIVKVVIPTAISGIASGVTLAIARVIGETAPILVTAGFATSINSNVFSGWMASLPTFIYTQILNPTSPANPDPSSQRAWGAALVLIILVMILNLGARLIARVFAPKAGR
- the pstB gene encoding phosphate ABC transporter ATP-binding protein PstB produces the protein MSKRIDVKDLNVYYGDFLAVEDVTINIEAKSVTAFIGPSGCGKSTFLRTLNRMHEVLPGARVEGEVLLDGDNLYGPGVDPVTVRSQIGMVFQRPNPFPTMSIRDNVLAGVKLNNKKISKGEADVLVERSLKGANLWNEVKDRLDKPGSGLSGGQQQRLCIARAIAVEPQVILMDEPCSALDPISTLAIEDLINELKDQYTVVIVTHNMQQAARVSDRTAFFNIAGTGKPGKLIEVGDTHTIFSNPIQKATEDYVSGRFG